DNA sequence from the Candidatus Latescibacter sp. genome:
CTATTGATGGGGCGGATGAAGTGGACCCCGGCCTGAATCTTATCAAAGGAAGAGGCGGAGCGCTCCTGCGGGAAAAAATCGCGGCCCAGGCCAGCCTGCGCGAGATAATAGTGGTGGACAGCTCAAAACTTTCCCCGGTGCTGGGGACGAACAGCCCAATCCCAGTGGAGGTGGTTCCTTACGGCTGGCGCTCCCAGGCGGCGTTTCTCGAATCTATCGGCGGACATCCCGAGATTCTTTATACCGGCAACGGGATACAGTTCCGAACCGACCAGGGCAACATGATCCTGAATTGCCGGTTCGGCCCCATCGTTCATCCCCAACGTCTTGCGGAAAGGTTGAACAGCCGTGCCGGAATAGCCGGGCATGGGCTGTTTCTGGGGCTGGCCACCGATGTGATCGTGGGCGCAGGGCAGGAAATCAAGCACCTGCGGAGTGCGGCCACCACCAGCAAGGCAGATGCCTAAACAAGTTCGGCATGACACGTGTCATCCTGAATCGTTGAACTCGTTTCAGGATCTTACCCGAATTATTCATAAAGTTACGTAAATATTTTCTCAACTTATTTTTGAACAAGTACTTATGCCTACTGATGGAAGGCAGCCCCCTAAATCCCCCGGAGGGGGACTTTACGTGGTAAATATAATAACATGTAAGTGCAACATAATTTGTAAAAAACTGTTACGCATTGTCTTTCAGTCTTTTAAGTCCCCCTTTGGGGGATTTAGGGGGCTGTAGTTTTGAGGCTTACAGGAAAAAATATTTTTTATGAATAATCCCGGCTAATTTCTCAATCATAAAATTTATCATGGGAGGAATTATACGATGGCTCCTGTCAACACTACGGCGATGCCTGTGACCATCGTCATCTTCGGCGCTACCGGGGATCTTACCCGACGGAAACTGATTCCTTCCCTTTTCAGCCTGTATCGTAAGGGACGGCTGCCTT
Encoded proteins:
- the rpiA gene encoding ribose-5-phosphate isomerase RpiA; the protein is MDEERDREKKQASERAVDFIKTGMIVGLGHGSTVHYAILRISHLLREGKLENILYVPCSDNVGETALRLGIPLTTLDEHPALDVTIDGADEVDPGLNLIKGRGGALLREKIAAQASLREIIVVDSSKLSPVLGTNSPIPVEVVPYGWRSQAAFLESIGGHPEILYTGNGIQFRTDQGNMILNCRFGPIVHPQRLAERLNSRAGIAGHGLFLGLATDVIVGAGQEIKHLRSAATTSKADA